TTACATCATCCCTAAAGAAATTTCTAAAGAAAACGCTCTTTCTTTTTTACAAGACTATCTTAAAGAAGAATTTCTTATTACTTCGGGTGACGGAAAATTAGATGCTGGATTCTTATCTTTGGGCGATATAAAAATGATACCAAAGAACAGTGAAGTTTACCAGCTTATCGATAATAAAGATGACTATATGATAGTTAATCAAGGAATAGAAGGCGCTGAGGATATTCTTTCAGTAGTCCTCGAACAAAAACTTAAAAGTGTTGAATGGAAGATTTGAATGAAATTTACTTATGATTCTATACCCCTATTTAAAGAAGGATGCCAATTTAATCAAAATTCCCCTAAAGATTTATTGCAATATGCAATAGCTGGACTTCTTTATATGCCCGCTCATCGAACTCAGATAGTTGATGAAATCATTGCCGGCCTCCATCCTTGCTGTAGCTCAATCTGTCTAGATCTAGAAGATTCTATCGGAGATGGAACTGTTCACCAAGCTGAATCACAGCTCTTTGAGACTTTAGACAAACTGAATCAAGCCTTGGAAACTGGCCAGTTAGATTTTGATTCGCTTCCTTTAATTTTTATCCGAGTCCGTTCTTCCAAACAATTTAATCAGATGCTCGAACACTCTTCTCCTGATATTTTTAGATTAGTTTCTGGATTTAATTTTCCTAAATTTGATTCCACTACTGCTGCTGCCTACCTTCAAGTTTTCGACAATTTTAGCAAAAGAACAAATCAAACATTTTACATAATGCCAATTCTTGAAAGCGAAAGCATCATGAAAAAGAATACCCGAATGGAAGAACTTCTTTTTATATCAGAGTTATTAAAACCCTATACAGAGAAAGTTTTAAATATCCGTGTGGGAGCAACTGATTTTAGTAATATTTTCGGTATTCGTCGTAATGTTCACCAGACTATCTACGATGTTAAACTTATTGCTGACTGTCTAACAGATATCTTAAATATTTTTTCCGCAGATTATATCTGTTCAGGACCAGTATGGGAATACTTTAATAGCCAATTTCAAGACGGGAATTGGGCTCATGGATTGAAAAAAGAGCTAGAGTTAGACAAACTTAATGGATTCATTGGAAAAACTTGCATCCATCCTTCTCAGCTAAGCCTTATTGCTGAGAATAACATTGTTAGTTTAGAAGACTACCAAGATGCTCTGACCATTCTTAATTCGAATCAACAACAGATTGGTGTATCAAAAGGATATAAAGAAAACAGAATGAATGAAATGAAGCCTCATAGCAAATGGGCAAAAAAAATTATCCAGTTAGCTACAGTCTATGGAATAGCTGAAGGAGATAATTCACTGAAATCGTAGAAGGACATACAAAAGTGTTCAGCCCAACTTTTTATTTGACTTGAATTGTCAAATTAAGTGCACAATTTTACCATAAAATACTTCATAAGGAGTTTTCCAGTTGAGACACTTTCATGGTCTATTATTTAGTTTGTCTTCCCACAACTGAATGGTGTGCTCGTCAATGAATGCTAAATCACTCCCTTTGGGAAAATATTCTCGTAGTAATCCATTGGTATTCTCATTAGTCCCTCGTTGCCATGGCGCATGAGGGTCTGGAAAATAGACCTCTACCTTTAATTTGTCAGTCAAGTCTTGATGATTCGTGAATTCTTTTCCTCTATCGGGAGTGACGTTTTTTTTCGGCAAGGGCTCCAACATTTGCACCATAGCCTCTATGACAAGTTTGCTTTTCTTAACAGCTACCTTCTTGATTTTAAGAAAACGAGAATAACGGTCAGTTAGAGTCACTAAACAAGCTTTTCCAGTTTTCCCTGCAACCGTGTCTGCCTCCCAATCACCAATCCTAGTTAGCTTGTTTGCTTCTTCGAGTCTTTCATGAATGGTATGAGAAATAGGAATTTTCCCTCTGTTTTCAACATGACCTTTCGTATGACGTGTTTTCCCACGGTGACGGAGTTTGCGAATCACACCACGAGCACCATGTGAAAGCTTGTAGTCAAAGTGACCGCTATAGATGGCTCTATAAATCGTTTGATAACTAATAACAGATTTCCCATATTCTAGACACAAACGGCCTTCTATTTCTTTAGGAGACCATTGGCAATCGAGAAAAAGGTGCTCGACGGTATTGCTTAAATGATGATCTATTTCAAGCTTTCTCTTTCGCCCACAGTGTGATTTTGCAAGTTTATAAGATGCTTGTGCTTTGTTGGGAGAATAACTTCCTGATTTTGAATGTCGCTTCCACTCCCGACTAATGCTGGAAGAATGACGATGAAGTAATTTTCCAATTTGAGAAAAGTTTAGTCCTTTTGTACGGTAAATCAGAATACTTTCGCGCTCATCTATGATAAAATGGTGATAGCTCATAAGATTTTCTTTCGTAACTAGTTCGTTCAATTCTATTTTACTAGAAAATCTTATGAGTTTTTATTGTACACTTATATTGTATATTCAAGATATAAAGAAATAGTAACTATTCATCTTAAACATACCAAATTCTTTAGCGATAAATTTAACCCTTCCTTCGCCAGCGGATCACTAATTCTGAAGTCAGATGAGTCAGGATAATCGTCAGAAGGAAGACCCAACGGCCCTTTTCCCACTTGGTCAGATGCTGGAAATTAAGAAGAAAAAAAGATAACTCAATGAAGATGGGATGAAGGAAGAAATAAAAGATACTTAGGTCTTTTAAATGTCTCCAGTTTTTTTCTTGCTTCCATCTAGTTTTTAACAGCCAATTGAATAAGAAAAAACTAAACGGAATAAGAGCAAAGAAAAAGTTTTTATCTAATCCCTGCCTGAAGTAAATCAGCACTCCTTCTGCTACTAGCAAAAGACTTGATAGCAGAAGTAAAATCCTGCATTTTTTGTGTAATAACTCTATATGTCTATAATCAGCTAGAAAGTAGCCTAAATAGATAAAAATAGGCGTATAGAAGAGACCATTTCTGCTAGTAAAAAATAGCTTAGCATAAGCATCATACCAGTCTGTTAGAAGACTAGGAGCCAGATAGGCGTGATAAGTCTCAATGGCACCTAAGGCATATAGAACCAGTAAAAGGACAAATGTTTTCTTGGGGCCTAATTTCTTATATAAAAAATGGACCAACAGCAAACCTAAGAGAAAGGCAGGAATATACCAAAGCTGATAGCATAAACCGATATACAAAAGCCCAGCCAATAAGGCTAATGGAGCATAATGTTTCGGAAGTGGCAAGGTCCAAAAATAGGCCAAGGCATAAGGAACATAAATCCCGCTCCACAAAAGATACTGCTTCAAAACACGCTTAATATAGAGCTTCATTTCCTGCTTCTTAGCCAAGCTGGATTTAAGCATAAAAGCTGATGAAATCAGGAAAAAGGGCACTGCCATACGACCAAACATACTTTTCTGAGTAAAATGCAGGACTTCATTCTCAAAAAGCCTCTGACAATGCACCAAGATTACCAAAATTGAAGCCAGATACTGAAACAAACTGAGCATGGCGTAGTTGACCGGCTGCTCAGGCTCTCTGACATTTCTTTCTGCCATAAATAGTTCTCCCTAGGAAGATTGTGTTAATAAATAGATTTAGTGCTTGCTCAGCCAAACATGCTGAAAGGCAGCGATGTCCCGATAAGGTGATTGGTTGCAGACAGCCAGCTCCATCTCAAGCATCTTTTCAGCCCAGTCAGGGGCCGTTTTGTAGTCATTGGATTGCAGCCCGTAAAAAATCCGTACTCCCTGATAATCCTCAACTTCTAATGGCAAGCCTGAGATAACTTCCTGAACCTGATAAACCTTAGCAGCTCCCATGCTGTGGGTTTGATATTCCTGACCCGCTAAAAGATGCTGGGCCTTCTCTGTATCATTTTCAAAAACCACCGTATGCATAATGCGTCCAACCTCGTGATGCTTGACCAGAGAAATTTTGCCGTCCTTTTTTAAGAGGCGGGAAAATTCTGTCAAATAGAGAGCAGGGGCAGACACATACTCTAAGACATTATGACAAACGATGACATCAAAAGACTGGTCTGGTAAGGTTTGCAAAAGATCCAAGCTACCTTGCAATTGCTCATAAGAAAAGTCCTGCTTGCGCTCAGCAATCATTTCTGAGTTGGGCTCGATGGCGGTCACTTGGTTCTTTTCCGCTAGAAAATCAGCCACAATCCCAAAACCGCTACCGAAATCTAGGATTTTCTGGCCCTTCAGCGTCTCTAGAAAGGCAAAAACAATATCATACTGAAG
This genomic window from Streptococcus cristatus AS 1.3089 contains:
- a CDS encoding HpcH/HpaI aldolase/citrate lyase family protein, translated to MKFTYDSIPLFKEGCQFNQNSPKDLLQYAIAGLLYMPAHRTQIVDEIIAGLHPCCSSICLDLEDSIGDGTVHQAESQLFETLDKLNQALETGQLDFDSLPLIFIRVRSSKQFNQMLEHSSPDIFRLVSGFNFPKFDSTTAAAYLQVFDNFSKRTNQTFYIMPILESESIMKKNTRMEELLFISELLKPYTEKVLNIRVGATDFSNIFGIRRNVHQTIYDVKLIADCLTDILNIFSADYICSGPVWEYFNSQFQDGNWAHGLKKELELDKLNGFIGKTCIHPSQLSLIAENNIVSLEDYQDALTILNSNQQQIGVSKGYKENRMNEMKPHSKWAKKIIQLATVYGIAEGDNSLKS
- a CDS encoding acyltransferase family protein → MAERNVREPEQPVNYAMLSLFQYLASILVILVHCQRLFENEVLHFTQKSMFGRMAVPFFLISSAFMLKSSLAKKQEMKLYIKRVLKQYLLWSGIYVPYALAYFWTLPLPKHYAPLALLAGLLYIGLCYQLWYIPAFLLGLLLVHFLYKKLGPKKTFVLLLVLYALGAIETYHAYLAPSLLTDWYDAYAKLFFTSRNGLFYTPIFIYLGYFLADYRHIELLHKKCRILLLLSSLLLVAEGVLIYFRQGLDKNFFFALIPFSFFLFNWLLKTRWKQEKNWRHLKDLSIFYFFLHPIFIELSFFLLNFQHLTKWEKGRWVFLLTIILTHLTSELVIRWRRKG
- a CDS encoding class I SAM-dependent methyltransferase; amino-acid sequence: MTANLQVYKAHLQAPWGKLQYDIVFAFLETLKGQKILDFGSGFGIVADFLAEKNQVTAIEPNSEMIAERKQDFSYEQLQGSLDLLQTLPDQSFDVIVCHNVLEYVSAPALYLTEFSRLLKKDGKISLVKHHEVGRIMHTVVFENDTEKAQHLLAGQEYQTHSMGAAKVYQVQEVISGLPLEVEDYQGVRIFYGLQSNDYKTAPDWAEKMLEMELAVCNQSPYRDIAAFQHVWLSKH